From one Prosthecobacter dejongeii genomic stretch:
- the coaE gene encoding dephospho-CoA kinase (Dephospho-CoA kinase (CoaE) performs the final step in coenzyme A biosynthesis.) gives MTSWIITGGIGCGKSSVTELLAKHLLKNGFEVFSADRSAQTLMDEPAVLGELKRQLGEDAVVSKDGKDVANREWLRSEVFADVVKRQILEKILHPGVLQDLEKSREAHLNGGANLFLAEVPLHYEIGGTVSADLIIVVAASPEVQKRRLMERRGLDESIIEQMLRAQWPIEAKVERGDVVIWNDGDRSALEAQVLTLARQHWQA, from the coding sequence ATGACTTCATGGATCATCACCGGTGGTATTGGCTGTGGAAAAAGCTCAGTGACGGAATTGCTTGCTAAACACCTTCTTAAAAATGGATTTGAAGTTTTTTCGGCGGATCGCTCGGCACAGACTTTGATGGATGAGCCTGCGGTTCTGGGGGAATTGAAGCGACAGCTTGGGGAAGATGCAGTGGTTTCTAAAGACGGAAAAGACGTCGCGAATCGGGAGTGGCTGCGCAGTGAAGTCTTTGCCGATGTCGTAAAAAGGCAGATTTTGGAGAAGATCTTGCATCCGGGGGTGCTGCAAGACTTGGAAAAGAGCCGAGAAGCCCACTTGAATGGGGGGGCAAATCTTTTCCTTGCGGAGGTGCCCCTGCACTATGAGATTGGAGGTACAGTATCAGCGGATCTGATCATCGTCGTGGCTGCTAGCCCGGAAGTTCAGAAAAGGCGGTTGATGGAACGTCGAGGTCTCGACGAATCAATAATCGAACAGATGTTGAGGGCTCAGTGGCCCATCGAAGCCAAAGTTGAAAGAGGAGATGTGGTCATCTGGAATGATGGTGACCGCAGCGCTCTTGAAGCTCAAGTGCTGACACTGGCAAGACAGCATTGGCAAGCATGA
- a CDS encoding Amuc_1098 family type IV pilus outer membrane protein, protein MKKKQIALMVALAAPMVAMPAFAGEGGASVPGIAEREIARRAARIEDARQAMEKGDELFAKGEYEAALAQYRAAKDILDQLPNAPFIQDWRDLANLKFADCAIVVAREKAKIGDYVAAQKLIDEAQLAVPGHKGAKVFAKHLADPDRWPPALTPQHVENVSKVEKGLLLANSSLEIGDYDKSLLQFEDVLRIDPYNSAARRGMENVERKRSDYFDTARDHQRARMLNMVNEAWEYKPPVRGLVIDPIATGGTEPTVYLTRKMQEIVFPQVQFAGASIEEAVEFLRVKSRDLDVNETDPAKKGVNIILKAGDAPVTASISLDLKDVPMVEALRYVTELAGMKYKVEPFAVLIVPVSETTAEQYTRIYRVGPDFLSLGGSGGGAAAPAASADPFAAGGAGAAPASNLIQRSTALEILKSQGIQFPEGASAVFNPVTSQLIVKNTQPNLDLVEAFVDANRSQGPKQIYITSKFVEVSQKNTDELGFDWLLGAIGEGNAVQGGGGSDGNSGLDSGTIGYPTNISNMVTAGTVSPVTRSLRTGGNAISGNAIDAQINGISNVLEAPGAFSVAGVLTDPQFALVIRAMSQRKGVDLMSAPSVTTKAGQRATIEVIREFIYPTEFDPPQIPTNVGATTGGTGGTASAIPVTPTTPTAFEMKPVGVRMEVDPTVGADGYTIDLNLAPEVTEFDGFINYGSPIYSVSPSQPARNIIDPILGIIRLDAVPAERVELTPNVINQPVFSIRKVQTAVTIWDGQTVVLGGLIREDVQDVEDKIPVLGDLPFVGRLFKSQVEDHFKRNLMIFVTAKLIDPAGQAINPNMQTSNVTPDAGPNSSLLPPVAN, encoded by the coding sequence ATGAAGAAAAAACAAATCGCCCTGATGGTCGCTCTCGCAGCACCCATGGTTGCCATGCCCGCCTTCGCAGGTGAGGGTGGTGCTAGTGTCCCTGGTATTGCTGAGCGGGAAATCGCCCGCCGTGCGGCCAGAATTGAAGATGCGCGGCAGGCCATGGAGAAGGGTGATGAGCTTTTTGCCAAGGGCGAATACGAAGCGGCTCTCGCTCAGTATCGTGCAGCCAAAGACATTCTTGATCAGCTCCCTAACGCTCCTTTCATTCAAGACTGGCGTGACCTTGCCAATCTGAAATTTGCCGATTGCGCCATCGTGGTGGCTCGGGAAAAAGCCAAGATTGGTGACTATGTAGCCGCTCAGAAGCTGATTGATGAAGCTCAACTGGCTGTCCCCGGGCACAAAGGTGCCAAGGTGTTCGCGAAACATTTGGCAGATCCAGACCGCTGGCCGCCAGCTCTGACGCCTCAGCACGTGGAAAACGTGAGCAAGGTGGAAAAAGGTCTCTTGCTGGCCAACAGCTCCTTGGAAATCGGTGACTATGACAAGTCCCTTCTTCAGTTTGAAGACGTCCTTCGCATTGATCCTTACAACTCCGCCGCACGCCGTGGCATGGAGAATGTGGAACGCAAGCGTAGCGATTATTTCGACACAGCTCGTGACCATCAGCGTGCCCGCATGCTGAACATGGTGAACGAAGCTTGGGAGTATAAGCCACCAGTCCGTGGTTTGGTCATTGACCCAATTGCCACCGGCGGAACCGAGCCTACCGTTTACCTGACTCGCAAGATGCAGGAAATCGTCTTCCCTCAGGTTCAGTTCGCCGGCGCGAGCATCGAAGAAGCCGTGGAATTCCTTCGCGTGAAAAGCCGCGATCTGGACGTCAACGAGACCGATCCAGCCAAGAAGGGGGTGAACATCATCCTCAAAGCTGGCGACGCTCCTGTCACTGCCTCCATCAGTCTCGACCTGAAGGACGTGCCGATGGTGGAAGCTCTGCGTTATGTCACCGAACTGGCTGGCATGAAGTATAAGGTGGAGCCCTTCGCTGTTCTCATCGTTCCAGTGTCTGAAACCACGGCTGAGCAATACACACGTATTTACAGAGTAGGTCCAGACTTCCTGAGCTTGGGTGGCAGTGGTGGTGGTGCTGCAGCTCCTGCGGCTTCTGCTGATCCTTTCGCTGCAGGTGGTGCTGGTGCAGCTCCCGCTTCTAACCTGATCCAGCGCTCCACAGCTCTGGAAATTCTGAAGTCTCAGGGTATTCAGTTCCCTGAAGGTGCTTCTGCGGTGTTCAACCCAGTGACCTCCCAGTTGATTGTGAAAAACACTCAACCTAACCTGGACCTCGTTGAAGCTTTCGTGGACGCTAACCGTTCCCAAGGACCTAAGCAGATCTACATCACTTCCAAATTCGTCGAAGTTTCCCAGAAGAATACCGATGAACTCGGTTTCGATTGGCTCCTCGGTGCCATCGGTGAAGGCAACGCTGTCCAAGGTGGTGGCGGTTCTGACGGCAATTCCGGTCTGGATTCTGGAACCATCGGTTATCCAACTAATATTTCTAACATGGTTACTGCAGGCACTGTTTCGCCAGTAACTCGCAGTCTTCGCACTGGAGGCAATGCTATTAGTGGAAATGCCATTGATGCCCAAATTAACGGTATTTCTAATGTTCTTGAAGCGCCGGGTGCCTTCAGTGTGGCTGGGGTCTTGACAGATCCTCAGTTCGCTTTGGTCATTCGTGCGATGTCCCAGCGTAAGGGGGTGGATCTCATGAGTGCGCCGAGCGTGACGACCAAAGCTGGTCAGCGTGCGACGATCGAAGTGATTCGCGAATTCATCTACCCAACGGAGTTCGATCCACCACAGATCCCAACCAACGTGGGTGCTACTACTGGTGGAACCGGTGGCACTGCTAGCGCTATCCCTGTAACTCCTACCACCCCAACTGCTTTCGAAATGAAGCCTGTGGGTGTCCGTATGGAAGTGGATCCAACCGTCGGTGCTGATGGTTACACCATTGATCTGAACTTGGCTCCTGAAGTCACTGAGTTCGATGGTTTCATCAACTACGGTAGCCCAATCTACAGCGTATCTCCTTCCCAGCCTGCTCGTAATATCATTGACCCAATTCTTGGTATTATCAGATTAGATGCTGTGCCTGCTGAGCGCGTCGAACTGACCCCGAACGTCATCAACCAGCCTGTGTTCTCCATCCGTAAGGTGCAGACGGCTGTGACGATCTGGGACGGCCAGACGGTGGTTCTCGGTGGTTTGATCCGTGAAGACGTGCAGGACGTGGAAGACAAGATCCCAGTTCTGGGTGATCTGCCTTTCGTCGGCCGTCTCTTCAAGTCCCAGGTGGAAGACCACTTCAAGCGTAACCTCATGATCTTCGTGACGGCCAAGCTGATTGACCCTGCTGGCCAGGCCATCAATCCGAACATGCAGACCAGCAATGTTACCCCTGATGCAGGCCCTAATAGCAGTCTGCTTCCTCCAGTAGCGAACTGA
- a CDS encoding Amuc_1099 family pilus-like system protein, giving the protein MQNRNGNYEKVLLGITAVLALGIAGYLVWTSQSFSDRLVRRTGNSKNDPGQPPTEIVSQTLKRLTEKITWISPVIKGKPVPLNKSVLLVKKGDQLFDLQLEDPQLRPPMTNSYLVKNDLPDILSPNVGELDADSDGFTNLEEFEKKTNPRDEKDHPPFTDKLVLKRRITFDYIIKLNSSSPPYQVQRLTPEPRKSVFVSPGEEFGFDKGVVRFQVKEFTPKKVADPAVGEKDVSELSMLDKSSNQEFKLVRGTEVNLAEYEAEFEFTLGDRPTRTVKKGDTFQIPGIGTTYKLLQIEETSAVIQPVDGGEPITVTKP; this is encoded by the coding sequence ATGCAGAACAGGAACGGGAATTACGAAAAAGTCCTTCTGGGCATCACGGCAGTGCTTGCTTTGGGCATTGCAGGTTACCTTGTCTGGACCAGCCAGAGTTTCAGTGACCGCTTGGTGCGGCGCACGGGTAACTCAAAAAATGACCCTGGCCAGCCTCCGACCGAGATCGTCTCTCAGACTCTTAAGCGTCTGACGGAAAAAATCACTTGGATTTCTCCAGTGATTAAAGGCAAGCCAGTGCCGCTGAATAAGTCGGTCCTGCTGGTGAAAAAGGGCGATCAACTGTTCGATCTTCAATTGGAAGACCCTCAGCTTCGTCCTCCAATGACCAACTCCTACTTGGTAAAGAATGACCTTCCGGACATTCTTTCCCCCAATGTGGGCGAGTTAGATGCGGATTCGGATGGGTTCACCAACCTGGAAGAATTTGAGAAAAAGACGAATCCTCGGGATGAAAAAGATCATCCGCCCTTCACGGACAAACTTGTCCTGAAGCGCCGAATCACGTTTGACTACATCATCAAACTCAACAGCAGCTCACCTCCTTATCAGGTCCAGCGCCTGACACCCGAGCCTAGAAAGAGTGTGTTCGTTTCACCGGGCGAAGAGTTCGGCTTCGACAAAGGGGTCGTCCGTTTCCAGGTGAAAGAATTCACCCCCAAGAAAGTGGCTGATCCGGCTGTGGGTGAAAAGGATGTGTCTGAGCTATCCATGCTCGACAAATCCAGCAACCAGGAATTCAAGCTCGTTCGTGGGACTGAAGTGAATTTGGCTGAATACGAAGCTGAATTCGAATTCACCCTTGGGGATCGCCCCACACGCACGGTCAAGAAGGGGGATACCTTCCAAATTCCAGGCATCGGAACGACCTACAAGCTGCTCCAAATTGAGGAGACCAGCGCGGTTATTCAGCCTGTGGATGGTGGAGAACCCATCACTGTGACCAAACCTTAA
- a CDS encoding Amuc_1100 family pilus-like protein, producing MSWIQQNKLPAAILGVTAAGAAGLGYMLFSAYTSYSSTLDQFDTVNNSLATLKSATLAPTPENLAIKQAKVKEFTDISSKLSLVLNTMQAETQPKPTTDTEFQAKLKTKIADSRKLAAERGMALPAVYNLAFDRYTGELPKSNEIATDLSGYLDAVDQIVATFAKVGVKQMEMLERSELDSEKAEAAKPATGTAKKGPPGRPAPAAAPKLSERRQVRAMLTLDQAALQLLMSSLASPSEMPYFTVVRLLRIENERKNGPLRAETVITAPFVAPGTEGAAEAIPVPAAEGAAKAAPSATKPAPVDAIAVLGNERLRVFLEIDLVYFLNTQTASVGTR from the coding sequence ATGAGTTGGATCCAACAAAATAAATTGCCTGCCGCCATTCTTGGCGTCACGGCAGCAGGTGCGGCAGGTCTGGGCTACATGCTCTTCTCCGCTTACACAAGCTACAGCTCCACGCTGGATCAGTTTGATACGGTGAATAACAGCCTGGCCACTCTGAAGAGTGCTACCTTGGCACCGACCCCTGAAAACCTTGCGATCAAGCAGGCGAAGGTGAAGGAGTTTACCGATATTTCGAGCAAGCTCTCCCTGGTGCTTAATACCATGCAGGCTGAGACTCAGCCCAAGCCGACAACAGACACCGAATTCCAGGCGAAACTGAAGACCAAGATTGCGGATTCCCGCAAACTCGCTGCTGAGCGAGGCATGGCTCTGCCAGCCGTTTATAACTTGGCCTTTGATCGCTACACAGGCGAGCTTCCCAAGTCGAACGAGATCGCTACAGACCTTTCCGGTTATCTGGATGCTGTGGATCAGATCGTCGCGACTTTTGCGAAAGTCGGGGTAAAGCAGATGGAAATGTTGGAGCGTTCTGAGCTCGACTCAGAAAAAGCCGAAGCCGCTAAGCCTGCCACAGGCACGGCTAAAAAAGGCCCTCCTGGTCGCCCAGCCCCAGCCGCAGCTCCTAAATTGTCTGAGCGTCGTCAGGTTCGCGCTATGTTGACGCTGGATCAGGCTGCCCTCCAGCTTCTCATGAGCAGCTTGGCAAGTCCTTCGGAGATGCCCTACTTCACGGTGGTCCGCCTTCTGCGCATCGAAAACGAGCGGAAAAATGGTCCGCTTCGTGCAGAAACCGTGATTACCGCACCATTCGTGGCTCCGGGGACGGAAGGTGCCGCAGAGGCCATTCCAGTCCCGGCCGCTGAGGGGGCAGCCAAAGCAGCTCCCTCTGCCACTAAGCCTGCACCAGTGGATGCTATCGCCGTTCTAGGTAACGAAAGACTCCGTGTTTTTCTCGAAATTGATCTGGTGTATTTCTTAAACACTCAAACGGCCAGCGTTGGCACCCGGTGA
- a CDS encoding Amuc_1101 family PilM-like pilus complex protein — MADSKSIAVLNLGSQRLSGAIFSKSGGDLVLKKYEFLDMSGDPTVDASRIPQLRVGVQEIASRLKLKGSSVNYAVAGHTVFSRFVKLPPVQGDRMDQIVEFEARQNVPFPINEVIWDYEVVSELGETEVIIVAIKSDSLNETNDTVKEAGLKTSCVDLAPLALYNAFRYSYPDVDEPAVIIDLGARSTNLVFVEEGRFFTRNVLVGGASITNAISKEFSISFSEAEQQKISVGFVAQGGAVEEHSDPAIAALSKVIRNAATRLHGEIMRTINYYRTQQGGSQPKRVFVCGGGALLGNMTLFLEEKLKLPVEIFNPLRGVQLDRGVNADAANNDAPFLSEVVGLALRSAGGCPSEIELVPDVVANARDAARRAPALVLAGVCLWSALGAGMLYFQNAERVTQEQLSSMQQENNRLTALANQIRQQDGALAQSIALVTPLTEAVGDRSYWVRLLNKINNAFDNDLIWLTVVEPLKDGKPITPALFEQEESSPESTAKAVPGKPVYELRIQGLYRKNDEGEQVVYRFATALAKMGDFAAEKFEEKRANYVSAESGVEEDRYAYKFNIKLPLQQPIKFTN, encoded by the coding sequence ATGGCAGACAGCAAAAGCATAGCGGTCCTGAATCTCGGCTCTCAGAGATTGTCAGGTGCCATTTTCAGTAAGTCCGGGGGCGATCTTGTACTCAAAAAGTACGAGTTTCTCGACATGAGCGGCGATCCAACGGTGGATGCCTCGAGAATTCCTCAGCTTCGCGTCGGCGTGCAAGAAATTGCCAGCCGTCTCAAGCTCAAGGGGAGCTCTGTGAACTACGCCGTCGCTGGCCACACCGTTTTTTCACGCTTCGTGAAGCTGCCACCTGTGCAGGGTGACCGCATGGACCAAATCGTGGAGTTTGAGGCCCGCCAAAACGTGCCTTTCCCGATCAATGAAGTCATTTGGGACTATGAAGTCGTTTCAGAGCTGGGCGAAACGGAAGTCATCATCGTCGCCATCAAGTCTGACTCGTTGAATGAGACCAACGACACCGTCAAGGAAGCAGGCTTGAAGACCAGCTGTGTGGACCTTGCTCCTCTGGCTCTCTACAATGCTTTCCGTTACAGCTACCCAGACGTGGATGAGCCTGCGGTCATCATTGATCTTGGCGCACGTTCGACCAACTTGGTTTTTGTTGAGGAAGGGCGTTTCTTCACTCGTAACGTGCTTGTCGGTGGTGCCTCCATCACCAATGCGATTTCCAAAGAATTCAGCATCAGCTTCAGCGAGGCTGAACAACAAAAAATCTCCGTCGGTTTTGTCGCTCAAGGCGGTGCCGTCGAAGAACATTCTGACCCTGCCATTGCCGCACTTTCCAAAGTGATCCGCAATGCCGCGACTCGTCTTCACGGCGAGATCATGCGCACCATCAATTACTATCGCACCCAGCAGGGCGGTTCCCAGCCAAAGCGCGTCTTTGTCTGCGGTGGTGGGGCCTTGCTCGGCAACATGACTCTTTTCTTGGAAGAGAAGCTCAAGCTACCAGTTGAAATTTTCAATCCTCTTCGTGGAGTCCAGTTGGATCGCGGCGTGAATGCCGATGCAGCCAACAATGACGCCCCGTTCCTCTCGGAAGTGGTCGGTCTGGCTCTCCGTTCTGCGGGCGGCTGCCCTTCTGAAATTGAACTGGTGCCAGACGTGGTGGCGAATGCTCGCGATGCAGCCCGCCGGGCTCCGGCTCTGGTTCTGGCAGGTGTTTGCCTTTGGTCGGCTCTCGGTGCTGGCATGCTGTATTTCCAAAACGCAGAACGCGTGACTCAGGAGCAGCTTTCCTCCATGCAGCAGGAAAACAATCGACTGACAGCCTTGGCCAATCAGATCCGCCAGCAGGACGGTGCCTTGGCTCAATCCATTGCTCTGGTGACTCCCCTCACGGAAGCCGTGGGAGACCGTTCATATTGGGTTCGTTTGTTGAATAAGATCAACAACGCCTTCGATAATGACCTCATTTGGTTGACCGTTGTGGAGCCTCTGAAAGATGGCAAGCCCATCACGCCTGCGCTTTTTGAGCAGGAAGAAAGCTCGCCGGAATCCACCGCTAAGGCTGTCCCTGGGAAACCTGTTTATGAACTGCGTATTCAGGGCCTCTATCGTAAAAATGATGAGGGTGAACAGGTGGTCTATCGTTTCGCCACTGCTCTGGCAAAAATGGGTGATTTCGCTGCCGAAAAATTCGAAGAAAAACGCGCCAACTATGTGAGCGCCGAAAGCGGTGTCGAAGAAGACCGCTATGCCTACAAATTTAACATCAAGCTGCCCCTTCAGCAGCCCATCAAATTCACAAACTGA
- a CDS encoding Amuc_1102 family pilus-like protein: MMKIYTALAIFAFGISTASAQAPAVKVDGGKLSIDTQKTPQFTASGVKDKNWRQKDWLEVDLPFQIKLPQAAGGRNGSLESMTVNYYIGLNAQTKDNKFEVVKGTFNYVDIPAGQDCHALAYVSPATLRRLLQKDNFTPSDIKAWGYEVLVGGQRVGGDSSVSGNAWWEKTDTLSINEGVMLAKTETPFGILWGDYDVSAKKQ, encoded by the coding sequence ATGATGAAAATCTACACTGCTCTCGCCATCTTTGCGTTCGGTATCAGCACGGCCAGTGCTCAGGCTCCAGCCGTCAAAGTGGATGGAGGTAAGCTTTCGATTGATACCCAAAAGACACCTCAGTTTACGGCTAGTGGTGTTAAGGACAAAAACTGGCGTCAAAAGGATTGGTTGGAGGTGGACCTGCCCTTCCAAATCAAACTGCCACAGGCAGCAGGTGGGCGTAACGGAAGCCTGGAGTCCATGACCGTGAATTATTACATCGGTCTAAACGCTCAGACCAAAGACAATAAATTTGAAGTGGTCAAAGGCACTTTTAATTACGTGGACATTCCTGCGGGTCAAGACTGCCATGCTTTGGCCTATGTTTCTCCTGCGACTCTGCGTCGCCTGCTCCAGAAAGACAATTTCACCCCTTCTGACATCAAGGCCTGGGGTTATGAAGTGCTCGTCGGTGGCCAGCGCGTGGGTGGTGATTCCAGCGTGAGTGGCAACGCTTGGTGGGAGAAGACTGATACCCTCTCCATCAATGAAGGAGTGATGCTCGCCAAAACAGAGACGCCTTTCGGCATCCTTTGGGGCGACTACGATGTGAGCGCCAAGAAGCAGTAA
- a CDS encoding sulfatase family protein, with the protein MFRLLIATVLAFSSLLRAADQPNVVVIFMDDMGYADVSCFGAKGYQTPHIDRLAQDGRKFTNFHVPQPVCSASRAGLLTGCYPNRIGIHGALSPKATHGLAASEMTLAEVAKQKGYATAAIGKWHLGHLAPFLPTQHGFDEYYGLPYSNDMWPFHPEAKPGSYPKLPLYENERIVDADVTPEDQTRLTTDYTTRAVDFIERNKTKPFFLYLAHSMVHVPLYVSEKFRGKSGKGLFADVMLEVDWSVGQILQSLEKNGLKENTWVIFTSDNGPWLSYGDHAGSAGLLREGKGTVWEGGTRVTSIMRWPAKIPAGSTSDAMLMTIDILPTMAAVLGAELPPHPIDGKNVWPLLTGDSSAKNPHAFYAFYYHQNELQALTSGDGQWKIVFPHSYRSLGDLPPAQGGKPAQYRPEKVLSPELYDLYADLSEAKNVASAHPEEVARLQAYAAQMRAELGDSLAKQPKGTGSRAAGQSPLK; encoded by the coding sequence ATGTTTCGCCTCCTCATTGCCACAGTCCTTGCGTTTTCATCGCTGCTGAGAGCGGCTGACCAGCCCAATGTGGTGGTCATTTTCATGGATGATATGGGGTATGCAGATGTGAGTTGTTTTGGAGCTAAAGGTTATCAAACCCCTCACATTGACCGCCTCGCCCAAGACGGGCGCAAGTTTACCAATTTCCATGTGCCGCAGCCTGTTTGCAGTGCCTCCCGCGCAGGCCTTCTCACAGGATGTTACCCAAACCGCATCGGCATCCACGGTGCCCTTTCCCCCAAGGCCACCCATGGCCTAGCCGCCAGTGAAATGACCCTCGCGGAAGTGGCCAAACAAAAAGGTTATGCCACGGCGGCGATCGGTAAATGGCACCTCGGCCACCTCGCTCCCTTCTTGCCCACTCAGCATGGGTTCGATGAATATTACGGCCTGCCTTACTCCAATGACATGTGGCCTTTCCACCCTGAGGCCAAGCCTGGTAGCTACCCCAAGCTGCCTCTCTATGAAAATGAACGCATTGTGGACGCCGACGTGACCCCCGAGGACCAAACACGCCTAACCACGGATTACACCACGCGAGCCGTAGATTTTATTGAGAGGAATAAAACGAAGCCGTTTTTCCTCTATCTGGCTCATAGCATGGTCCATGTGCCTCTCTATGTGAGTGAAAAATTTAGAGGCAAGTCGGGCAAAGGTCTCTTTGCGGACGTGATGCTGGAGGTGGACTGGTCCGTGGGGCAGATCCTCCAGTCGCTGGAAAAAAATGGCCTCAAAGAAAACACCTGGGTCATTTTCACTTCCGATAATGGGCCCTGGCTGAGTTATGGGGACCATGCTGGCTCGGCAGGCCTTCTTCGTGAAGGCAAAGGCACCGTCTGGGAAGGTGGGACACGGGTGACCAGCATCATGCGCTGGCCCGCTAAAATACCGGCCGGCAGTACCAGCGATGCCATGCTCATGACCATTGATATCCTGCCGACGATGGCCGCTGTTCTGGGGGCGGAACTGCCGCCGCATCCGATCGATGGCAAAAACGTCTGGCCCCTGCTCACGGGGGATTCATCGGCCAAAAACCCTCACGCTTTTTACGCTTTTTATTACCATCAAAATGAGCTTCAGGCCCTCACCAGCGGCGACGGGCAGTGGAAAATCGTTTTCCCTCACAGCTACCGCAGTCTGGGAGACCTGCCGCCGGCTCAAGGCGGAAAACCTGCGCAATATCGACCTGAGAAGGTGCTCTCACCAGAGCTTTACGACCTTTATGCGGATCTGAGCGAGGCTAAAAACGTCGCCTCAGCTCACCCTGAGGAAGTCGCCCGCCTGCAAGCCTACGCCGCACAAATGCGGGCTGAGCTGGGCGATAGTTTGGCCAAGCAGCCAAAAGGCACTGGCAGCCGTGCAGCCGGACAAAGCCCCCTGAAATAA
- a CDS encoding VCBS domain-containing protein: MKKAFATLAIVSLALGSAYAGCGKVVTNEGKLKSFDAATKAVVVEGKDGKEAKLTLTPSAKGADDAAKLVGKDVKVDSEHGKITSIAKA, from the coding sequence ATGAAAAAAGCATTCGCTACTCTCGCCATCGTCTCCCTGGCACTCGGCTCCGCCTACGCAGGCTGCGGCAAGGTGGTCACCAATGAAGGCAAGCTGAAGTCCTTCGATGCAGCGACGAAAGCTGTCGTCGTAGAAGGCAAAGACGGCAAAGAAGCCAAACTCACCCTCACCCCATCCGCCAAAGGCGCTGATGATGCAGCAAAGCTCGTCGGTAAAGACGTGAAGGTGGACAGCGAGCACGGCAAGATCACCAGCATCGCCAAAGCTTAA
- a CDS encoding alkaline phosphatase D family protein → MKTRLHLAAVFLFCASAWGHPVPDIPVRAYFTPEGACTLTVEVDPRCFAEDPNTAASLMQPILPTLGEARVTELKTKAQALVKKYVEFLFDPTGPVTPDFRFEFTGHDRAPLDSEDDIVVLTGTWETRVPAGSRNWQIRATKDTPLAVVFRNYISGVEHPKFSVLFPGETSFPFDLTAPAQPLQNIVFGSCLDLTEHPMLDRTLTLPMDLFLFMGDNIYADTEDMAKMRTKYIALGQSRFFQGLRTKAPVLATWDDHDFGANDGGGDYPMKKESQKEFLDWLNEPSGSALRKQEGVYQARTFGPVGKRTQVILLDTRYFRSPLKRVPKDQATNGGSAIPTDDVSTTVLGEAQWTWLKGVLEQPAELRLIISSIQFAAAASGSESWANFPHEQKRLVKLIAETKAAGALVLSGDRHWCEMSVLTQDVPYPLYDFTASSMTQVHKRGTPTPNANRALPKTFHQPNVGTLAIDWTAVDPALTLRILDEAGATQIEKTLHLSELQP, encoded by the coding sequence ATGAAAACCCGCCTGCACCTTGCTGCCGTCTTTCTTTTTTGCGCCTCCGCCTGGGGCCACCCGGTGCCTGACATCCCTGTGCGCGCTTATTTCACCCCGGAGGGAGCATGCACCCTGACGGTGGAGGTGGACCCCCGCTGTTTTGCCGAAGATCCCAACACGGCCGCCTCCTTAATGCAGCCGATTTTACCAACTCTGGGAGAGGCCCGGGTGACGGAATTGAAAACAAAAGCGCAGGCCTTGGTAAAAAAATACGTCGAGTTCCTCTTCGACCCCACCGGCCCGGTGACTCCAGATTTCCGCTTTGAGTTCACCGGACACGATCGCGCTCCGCTGGATAGCGAGGACGATATCGTCGTGCTGACAGGCACGTGGGAGACTCGAGTGCCCGCTGGCAGCCGCAACTGGCAGATCCGAGCGACTAAGGACACGCCGCTGGCGGTGGTTTTTCGGAACTACATTTCGGGGGTGGAGCACCCGAAGTTCTCCGTCCTCTTTCCTGGAGAAACGAGTTTTCCCTTTGATCTCACCGCCCCGGCCCAGCCGCTGCAGAACATCGTTTTTGGCTCCTGCCTGGACCTGACCGAGCACCCGATGCTGGACCGCACCCTGACCCTGCCGATGGACCTTTTCCTTTTCATGGGCGACAACATCTACGCCGATACGGAAGACATGGCCAAGATGCGGACCAAATACATCGCCCTGGGCCAGAGCAGATTTTTCCAAGGACTGCGCACCAAAGCCCCGGTTCTGGCAACGTGGGATGACCACGACTTTGGTGCCAATGATGGCGGTGGGGACTACCCCATGAAAAAGGAATCGCAGAAGGAATTCCTGGATTGGCTGAATGAACCCAGCGGGTCCGCATTGAGGAAACAGGAGGGTGTGTATCAGGCACGCACCTTCGGCCCTGTGGGTAAACGCACCCAGGTCATCCTGCTGGATACCCGCTACTTCCGCAGTCCCCTGAAACGTGTACCCAAAGACCAAGCCACAAATGGCGGCAGCGCCATCCCCACTGATGATGTCAGCACCACCGTGCTGGGGGAGGCCCAGTGGACCTGGCTGAAAGGGGTGCTGGAGCAGCCCGCAGAGCTTCGCCTCATCATCTCCAGCATCCAATTTGCAGCCGCAGCGAGCGGCAGTGAAAGCTGGGCCAATTTCCCTCACGAACAAAAACGGTTGGTGAAACTGATCGCCGAAACGAAGGCCGCCGGTGCCCTGGTCCTCAGCGGTGATCGGCATTGGTGTGAAATGTCCGTCCTGACCCAGGACGTCCCCTACCCTCTCTATGACTTCACGGCGAGCTCCATGACTCAAGTCCATAAGCGCGGGACCCCAACCCCGAATGCGAACCGCGCCCTGCCAAAGACTTTTCATCAGCCAAATGTGGGCACCCTGGCCATCGACTGGACGGCTGTAGATCCCGCTCTGACGCTACGCATTCTGGATGAAGCGGGAGCCACGCAGATCGAGAAAACCTTGCACTTGAGTGAGTTGCAGCCGTAA